The Cynocephalus volans isolate mCynVol1 chromosome 16, mCynVol1.pri, whole genome shotgun sequence DNA segment tccaaagggtgagtctttataatggatggctattccatcttcttcatctgtggctcttctgtccacttcctttaaagtttgaaggtccttagaatccagacaatgtctgtttctccctctgtcatctcttcccacatgaccaacttcatttctgcactttcagttgccattatgatcctccaggcattgaattccttgccaattgcaaattcctgtgtccaactagtgctggacatttgcacttacatgtctagcaatttgtggggcgtatcggtaattttatttctatttcctgacatgcttccatctaccttctgcagagagaattttattggttgtttcattttctcattatactgtttcacataactgatattaagtatgagtgtgtttcttttgagctctctttccctccaagaatcaaagatagaagagagcatgttcacatccgtattctgaggggaacaaacaacctcttttaggtgaagttcatttttaccgatagctcgaatacactaatgttgaggagatgaattgtaccatctgtctttacgtcaggttgtagagacaggcttggactttctttttaaagaataaacaaatacaagcatttttctatagtaaaaatttaatgcagaaagcaatataatagtttcacaaaatacaaagaatatattttgttctatgaagcacagtataaaggcgtattgacaaaaacaatttcaatcttgtcaacagttagataaataaacatttaaataaataaatagatagatacatttgcacggtcgtctgtaagtaccagtccctgcagggttgaacatgacgctgctgaacaccctgaaggcatctgacaaacttgaggcacttcatgtcatgattgtagcagaagtgacagtcttggcgaccggagagctcaggaaagtgcgatagtgtgtactcgtccatgagagtcgtttccacgtcggaccaggtctcattgcctcctccctaatcttccccgcatgtttattgatgaagagaaggatctcacgatttctgctctcacgacctcccaggcgcaagggctgtgcctcttctctttcaggtagagactgattctttggaagtatttcctcacggccagtgcgaagtcctcgttcaccaggggagtctcttccacccccacctccggcatcagacaggcttccaggtcgtccagctgctgatagagtccagtgcagagtttgtccaagaggctctcatcccaagcagccgatgagccctctgtgcagaagaggttgaagctctgctgggtcatctcatggaggacagagatggctcgggccttctgcagctggtggccatccaagtcttcctgggggaatccgaagtcatttctgtccttcaggcaggacagaggggagattctcctcattcgtcccaggagtatcaaggccctcctggtccccaggctgtgggcctgaggcagatcacagcccagagagcaggtcgcctggcagctgagcaccagcagggccatcagtaaaggaaagggcaaggccattggggatctcgcagatgctgctggcctggctgagatgggcgactctgagccttagccgctaggttctctgaagagcttgctttgtgcatgtgtcttaaatagggaacacactagtttccattttttggatgcccgtgtcttcctttctacttctgtttttgctttctttatgcactctctacatactttgagagcagcgtttctccacctttttcttttctcttttatttctttcatggtggcctgctcatccctttcctccagagcctggttaaattgttttttccgaattgaccctcctgtgataagctacaaaggcgggggtatatcgtgcaattatttacggaccgtatctgtagctcaggtttatacgtagaaaagaaagtgtgaagttaactttttgcattcaatgcatgtttaagaaggtctctataaaaattttaagccaagacttaagtttcaaagttattgatttgacttggctttataagtttatttgctgagctcctttttgtgtcatctattgacttatataaattgtaatgagtcaaatttcacatgcaaattcatgttacaaaaatacacaataccaatgtaatgacatacttaaatatctttcaaaactgctaaaaattatctatcaattcaattattttcttcccattaatttctagtgtacctaactttaaattttgttccatacgatagaatacattgtcactgtgccacctcccggatgttcccccaggtgcggtcaacttttatttctttttagcactcgacttcattattgatgtggcgaataactttagcagagccacataataaagcacaaattctttgcatttaattctcaaagccattaactcattcagtagcactcaggagcaaacctcagctccatccacgagacagccaaaggcagtccatatgtattcgtgtggaggccacatctcgagacatgattttgagatcaagcgatcgtctattcaccgtaggcttgtattgctcatgctgcatatgctctgtggatcttccgagaactcaatgtcagtgcttcttgatacacaagaaaacccgagggaaataaaaattagtaataagggacaggttttcttagatttgggctttggagaaccacaaattattgtaatgactaagatttgttaacacctctaggaactaattttcacacttttgggagcaataccatcccaagaagaatgcacgatggagagaacatcaattttatttaaaaagaaaattttgttttgcaccgaagttcaaatttccaaccaaacatcagtcggagattccaattctaatggaatcttattaaaccaaaggaagccatctttgtcataaatggcaacaatgggatgtaggtgtgatgaaaataaatggctgttcaattgttgtgtaccgctggcgagacaccagagatctttctttcccatttccttttacatagaaaggaaagttgctgcattttccctcccaaggaatgggaataccaagaaagccaatatatgtacctcagtgtgatcaaacgtcacaaggaaagcaatatcccactgcaaaggacacgacgaaggataatttagctaaattgagcccagccaaggggcagatgaggggatgcggcagggcagaagaaaagtggtggaagggacgcaggtcaaaggtagcaaacgggcatgggctccaggaaaagcaatcactgctggtccaggggttggtttcagctttgctggatccagctttcaagagagtcaagggagacacaacaaccacaagagtttacacacagaaaaggcaaacttgtgagagtgcaatatgctctctggataacggggaagcgagaaatgcatcccttgttttctccttgtggataaatggactcagaagttgactcatcgtcttgtcatgtctccagcaagaagcaagggaattcacaatttcaaaggacaccccttctttacacatggctatattatttctcctagctgtcagagatgatgtctttattacactgaaccttcgaatgaacttcgtcctaagaatataggtcgccatgagtccgtaagttactcttggccagaggagtcgtcttatgcggtcttgtttcctgggcatcttagcctagttcctatcatttccggagctcagtcaatatttatgaaaggaataatcattataataacagtggaaagaataataccaatacatactggagacatgaattgggaagacaatagatctaaagaatttgtaagctcttcccgcttcatgcagggaaattgtaatggaagattttgtgacgatttaaaaaacaaaacacaaacacttgattgtagagatgctttcttcccatttgtagttttaatatttagaacctcaggatgtgccacagggcctggttgcaaatggaagacccaccttccacttttacttcagtgcccctcaaggaagcgcaacgccttgcctgatcgcacattccttgtcttttccgataatacggagacgatgtgaatgttacaatgtgtttggggaccttgtccctatacacttgtctgtttttcaattttggcctgtgcctttgggaatcacttaactcttcccaagattcagtcagtgtcgctgtgaactttaatgaatgacatccgtgtcgttttccctgagtctaaattgtggaatcagcgttggcatcagattttgaaataaactgtgcctagcaagaatgccagttaattttctcttacaaatactgttagtacacacagtgtgaaaataaagagtggtcttattcaaagaacatatattctcttctcactaatcccccagtcggactctctttcccctctcctttgcacttaggtatccgacgagcatgaatccaggctgagtaaatacgggtggaagtgatgttcaccctgtgcagcatgggtccttcaaagcatcctacaagtgatccaccatataattttttccatatcgactgagcacagtagcctcaagcgtcgcaaacctgtttgaacttatatgttgatgatggcaaagctgcaaaatagtaggttgtgaggtccctgaaaccccgctcagaggaggccaacactgagctcttctataaaggaaagataagtttgtattatcatctaactactggtggttttcttttgttctgttacaggagcgagcatcaacttgactgacaaatgcccttcaccaaattctagactgaagaaccatgtctgtaaacaattaaacttccaacttcggaaacaacaagcaccactcaagaattgaaacagataatgaaaattataaatcatgacagtatttatttaggacaagacaccatgttattctctctaatcattctactgtaaattcacgatgtagaacgtatgttttacataatcccatgatttaggattcagatgtttttcagctggtgcaaatgtgtgagtttagcttgctttggggggcctggtaaacaatcgtgtaattggttagggagggtcctgagtataacttctacgtcatttcctgacgttgctctgaaggcggtgaatgaggactaagcgcacctcaatttccactctgaccacctcccaggcacaggggctgtatttcttttccctcagataaccaatcatttcttggaaatacttccgaacgtcatttcccaaatcaggacaagagagagtttctccatttgtcatctgcacttgtcgcaggctcttctcaaggctgaagagtagtttatcgaggaggatcgcatcccaagcagcatggctgttctctcttttgaggaggctgaggatctgctggagcatctgaccacggaaacaggtggcatgtgtcttctggattggggtgatattttctcctgtccaaggaaaattgaagttcttcctgtccttgaagcatgagtgagatgggatctttttcatccgtctcactagcatgatggcttgccggttttccaggccatggctggaaggcatgccccagacagatgagcaggcagggacggagcagagcaccactcccgccatgagcaggcagatgtggaccattgagaatttcagtgattctcgaggcggccgcgagagggcgcgcgaacggccttttctgagcctccggttccggaaacgcggacggactcggccgcttttggtttcagagggtgccacagcccgagagagcagacgtcgccgcttgtcgcgccgaaccggtgctgcttaaatagtgtggagaacattttcctccgatggctgcggagagagctccgccgcggcttggcgcgacccagttttcttcggtgagggccgtgagtgtctgagctgctccctgtgctcggggctttctttcgcgtagaagccgcagcgagactgagtttgacggggaaacccattgagtcgggacccgagggctcgcgaccgcacgggctgtgatggtcacagattccgcaggagtgggggacgcgaggccgggacagcctgggaaaggggagccgggtagacagcgggtccgggagcagccctagtgcgggagcctcgggcgagtgagcggggacgacggcggtgataccgccgggaccgtgactggggccgggaccggggccggggccggggccgggccgggccgggccgggaacagggacggagccggggccggggccggggccgggaccggggtcggggccggggccggggctggggccgggaacagggatggagtcggggccggggccggggccggggccggggccgggaggagggacgtgcgcccccctgtggggtcgtcggagttttcagtggcccatgtttctgagtcaggacgttcaagtctttgaaaaaaggaatctaggcaaattaaagcggcattatttgatttagatcgtttttatgtaattttactttcctagcattaaaggagggaaactccacgatatttgcaaggtgctactttacttttcaacggacagaactgccatgtttaggtttcttgtgattcaggattaatcttcgatcattgctctttcacctgaggttgctgaaacttctttcgcagaacgccaccgtgacttgtgttgctaggaagaaaaaggagcagtgtcgtgtaggagcagttgagggcatttagccggtcagaaccttcaacgctcttgggtgagagtggcatagagtgagtgcaatttgccacacttgatgaccatgcaattgccacagtctcccttctccctggtgagactctgagggatttgcaagtgcacggtcatttctggtctttacttaaaattgtatgactttgtttctcctggatagtttttcactaattttcatttttcatacggcatggaaatatcatttgtgtcgattccttagattgcggcctccttaaatttttggcttgaggaaagtactccctaattccagcccaggaaacagcttttgaattagtattgtgattatccgtggttgaaaatcaaggaatgtccactcaccctcccttcaaaaaaagccccaatacaaataacttatatatttaaatgcattttatatatgcttaaaattatatatattttatatgcataggtaattatatgtcaatgtaaatactttgtttatattatatgtaaagataattatacatacagtattacatattatctaatatttatatatttataatgttggattatatatgtatatacagttagattcataggtatacttatgtttacatatatttacatatatattattttagaataagaagaaaatagatatactacatgtatttttatacaatatatatactccgtatatttttaaaccttttttctgtcctttccaattttctttttttagatccctgcttcaaaatatatcaccaaacgtgggtgaaactgactgactgtgaaggacagattagtatttcgtttgtaaactgttcacagagcagccattttctgtcactcgacttcctgccacaccggttccccggaaggtgcttcaagggtgctgggcagtttctcttctgcaccaggcactgctctaacactggcagcctgggctctgctcctgcacaggcctgcagacggtccccctcgtggagtttccatttgagaggcaccaatgtgactggccctgagcgtgtcaagggagctgcactgaaagcttctcttggcttgactcggttgaatgcagactctacagaggattacgatatttgttatatcaatactcacggtaactattgtttactatgttcagattctcagcaagtaacttgcaagtttatgtgatttaatctctccaatttccactggaaaactagtactgacaactactaaagttttctcacagtttccctgtctcagttataactggatccacattgccaagcatgttatcactcatgtatatgcagtcaacacattactggtgacagacgaagagaactaatgaattaatgcctcagctctatgctgctattatctatcgattatgtcggaaaatatgagctatggctcctgtgaagaaaggtggaagacatcaaatctagtgaatgagtcctttaatagggaaatgcagacagaggaggcaacttgtatttcagtgcaatcgaagaaatttaataatgctgtacaggatcaaatctctaagtgctagaatttgaaaagagacatatattgagacgtatttatttcaacattggttctcatttgtatgaatatttcctactggattgagatttctttcatttttgatgaacgtgttgaacttccagtgtaataacacgagcgcagtgttgaagtcatgacattatctgaggctcgtaaatggaagacaaagtgaaaggaagtggaaacaaaactgggacaagcccaaaagctgcaaaccctgggctcgccgtgtcagactctcacatgcaagaaggtgctgatagcagctgggtcgatgcccgacacctccatccccccagtggccgcgctacctcctccctggtgcattggcccattttgtgttgctctaagagaatatctgagactaggtaatttggaaagaacagaggtttgtttgtcttatgattctgggacagctgattctggcatggacctcaggcttcctctactcatggtggaaaacggcaggcactggcgggtacaagcagatcacatggtgagaggaagcaagagaggcagggaggagatgccagggtcttttatacaaccagctctccagggaactaatagagcaagatttcactagggccccacttcccccagggagaacatgaatccattcatgagggatccgccccccatgactcagcttccagcactgccacattgaggaccagatttccgcatgagtttcggtggggaccacacatccaaattctatcacctggtgacactgaagatgatgtgctccagttctctctgcaccgttcgctgtgacctgacccaggtccgtgacctgccaaggcaggagaccgacctccacagttctgcacccaggtgggagaatcttccttttttcccatccgaaggaggagaacgtattcagttcccctggagcagctggatggtggcaaattccaaaaggctcaagccacctctgttccccatgagattatccaacagatctccaacttcccccgcacgagggctgaaattcctcactggactcgatgactcactagagtctctggagccctgtgtggtgcaggagatggaagagaccctgggcaggaggaggaaaacatacat contains these protein-coding regions:
- the LOC134365193 gene encoding interferon alpha-4-like, translated to MALPFPLLMALLVLSCQATCSLGCDLPQAHSLGTRRALILLGRMRRISPLSCLKDRNDFGFPQEDLDGHQLQKARAISVLHEMTQQSFNLFCTEGSSAAWDESLLDKLCTGLYQQLDDLEACLMPEVGVEETPLVNEDFALAVRKYFQRISLYLKEKRHSPCAWEVVRAEIVRSFSSSINMRGRLGRRQ